GCTGGTTCTCGTGGAAGTAGAGGACGACCGGGACGTCGGCCAGCACGTCGCGCGTGAGCGCGAGGAACGCCGGCACGTTGACCATGTCGGTCGCGAACACGAGGTCGGGCCGCCAACCGTCGGCGAGCAACGCGCGCGTCTTGTCGGCGAGCGTGACCGCCCCGCCCTGCATCCGCCACTTCCAGTACCGCGCGGCCATCTCGACCACGCGGACGTCGTGCGCGCTGTGTGCGATGAGCCCTGTGAGGAACCGCTTGTGGGACCCTCCGAACCAGGGCTCGAGCGCGAGGACGTTCATGAGTGAAGGGCAAAGGGAGATGGGCGACGAGTCCCTTTACTCATCACGGGTCATCCACCCCCCGCCAACTCGGCGTCGAGCGCCGTGGCTTCATCGTCGGTCGTCGGACGGACGATGGCGATCTCGCGGACCTGGAGCGCCTGCCGGAGCCGTGCGTCCTTGACCTCGGGCGCCGTGACGGGGCGCTCCTCGCCCGCGGTCATGTGGAGGGTCCGCGTATCGAGGCGGAGGTCGAGCGCGTCCTCGGACACGTTCTTGATGATCATCCCTCGGCGTTCGGGCATAGGAGGCGGGCTTGGACGGGAAAGGGGTGGCCAAGATATTGCGTGGCGCCCGCCCGAATCCGTGTGACTTCGCCCCGCCCCCTCCGGTCCACCGCCCACCGCCTCGGCAGACTCGCCCGCGGGCTCGTGGACGGCCTCGCGGGCCTGGCCTACCCGGCGCTCTGCCTCGGCTGCGAGGCCCGCCTTCCCGACCCCGTCGACGCGCTCTGCGCCACGTGCCTCCGTGGCCTCCCCCGCGCCGACGCCGAGGCGGTCACCCGACTGCTTGCCCACGACCCGGCCGTCGGGGCCGCCGTCGCGCTGTGGGCCTTCGACCCGGGCGGGACCGTCCGCCGCGTCCAGCACGCGCTGAAGTACGGGGGCCGGCCGGCGCTCGGCGTCCCACTTGGCCGTGTGCTCGGGCTGGCGGCCCGCGACGCCGGCGTGTCGGTCGAGATCGTCGCCCCGGTCCCGCTGGCGCGGCTCCGGTCCCTCGACCGCGGCTACAACCAGTCGGCCGCGCTCGCCGAGGGCGTGGCCGCAGCGCTGGACGTGCCCGTCGCCGACCTCCTCGTCCGCACCCGACCCACGCGGTCGCAGGCGGCGCTCTCGGCGAGCGCCCGCCGCGAGAACGTGGCCGGCGCCTTCGCCCTCGCCCCCGGTGCCGATGTCTCGGGCCGCCGTGTCCTTCTGATCGACGACGTCCTCACGACCGGCGCCACGCTCGCCGCCGCCGCCCGCCCGCTCGCCGAGGCCGGCGCTCGCGTCGACGTCGCCGCCCTCGCGCTCGCCGGGGCGTGAGGCGAGGGGC
This sequence is a window from Rubrivirga marina. Protein-coding genes within it:
- a CDS encoding ComF family protein, which encodes MTSPRPLRSTAHRLGRLARGLVDGLAGLAYPALCLGCEARLPDPVDALCATCLRGLPRADAEAVTRLLAHDPAVGAAVALWAFDPGGTVRRVQHALKYGGRPALGVPLGRVLGLAARDAGVSVEIVAPVPLARLRSLDRGYNQSAALAEGVAAALDVPVADLLVRTRPTRSQAALSASARRENVAGAFALAPGADVSGRRVLLIDDVLTTGATLAAAARPLAEAGARVDVAALALAGA